In the Populus trichocarpa isolate Nisqually-1 chromosome 1, P.trichocarpa_v4.1, whole genome shotgun sequence genome, one interval contains:
- the LOC7478495 gene encoding pentatricopeptide repeat-containing protein At1g05750, chloroplastic, with the protein MTALPALISTTTNTTTTTLPHHPNTIQPPHTTRHQDQTRPINRDSKKPNLSLKQISNKTSIDPVVSWTSSLSRYCRNGQLHQAASHFTQMRLLEIDPNHVTFITLLSGCADLPSQGNSLGPLLHAYTRKLGLDTCNLMVGTALVDMYAKCGHVELSRLCFDELKVKNSFSWNTMIDGFVRNGKIREAIEVFDEMPERGVISWTVLINGFVKMGLFEEALEWFRKMQVSKVEPDRVTIVTVLSACANLGALGLGLWVHRYALKKGLRDNVKICNSLIDLYSRCGAIELARQVFEKMGERTLVSWNSIIGGLAANGFTEEALEHFDLMQKQGFKPNDVSFTGALTACSHTGLVDEGLKYFDIMERVHKISPRIEHYGCIVDLYSRAGRLEDAMSVVQNMPMKPNEVVVGSLLAACRTRGDVELAERLMNYLVHLDPGADSNYVLLSNIYAAVGRWDGACKQRMTMKALGIQKKPGFSSIEIGCDIHEFVAGDKSHDKAEDIYSMLELLSFDQALCGYVPEAMAKDMLGNG; encoded by the coding sequence ATGACAGCGCTTCCCGCCCTCATATCCACCACGACCAACACAACAACCACCACTCTTCCTCATCATCCCAACACCATACAACCACCGCACACTACCCGTCATCAAGACCAAACCCGACCCATTAACCGCGACTCGAAAAAACCCAATCTTTCCCTCAAACAAATATCTAATAAAACCTCAATAGACCCCGTTGTTTCATGGACCTCTTCACTTTCCCGTTATTGCCGCAACGGGCAGTTGCACCAAGCCGCCTCTCACTTCACTCAAATGCGTCTCTTAGAAATCGACCCCAATCATGTCACGTTCATTACTCTTCTCTCCGGCTGTGCAGATCTTCCATCACAAGGAAACTCTCTTGGCCCTTTACTTCATGCTTACACGCGAAAACTGGGCTTGGATACGTGTAATTTGATGGTGGGTACAGCGCTTGTTGATATGTACGCTAAGTGTGGTCATGTGGAATTGTCTAGGTTGTGTTTTGATGAGCTAAAAGTGAAGAATTCGTTTTCTTGGAATACGATGATTGATGGGTTCGTGAGGAATGGGAAGATAAGGGAGGCGATTGAGGTGTTCGATGAAATGCCTGAGAGAGGTGTGATATCTTGGACTGTGTTGATTAATGGGTTTGTTAAAATGGGTCTTTTTGAGGAAGCTCTTGAGTGGTTTAGAAAAATGCAGGTATCTAAAGTAGAGCCTGATCGCGTGACCATTGTTACAGTTCTGTCCGCGTGTGCCAATTTGGGAGCACTGGGTTTAGGCTTGTGGGTGCATCGATATGCTTTGAAAAAGGGGTTAAGGGACAATGTTAAGATATGTAATTCTCTGATTGATTTGTATTCTCGATGCGGGGCCATCGAATTAGCTCGTCAAGTGTTTGAGAAAATGGGTGAGAGAACTTTGGTTTCTTGGAATTCGATTATTGGGGGTTTAGCTGCTAATGGGTTTACCGAGGAAGCTTTGGAGCATTTTGATTTGATGCAGAAACAAGGGTTCAAGCCAAATGATGTCAGTTTCACTGGAGCACTCACTGCTTGCAGCCATACTGGTTTGGTTGATGAAGGGCTGAAATACTTTGATATCATGGAGAGAGTGCACAAAATTTCTCCTAGAATTGAGCATTATGGGTGCATAGTTGATCTTTACAGCCGAGCAGGGAGATTAGAAGATGCAATGAGTGTAGTACAAAATATGCCAATGAAGCCAAATGAAGTTGTTGTAGGGTCATTATTGGCTGCTTGTAGGACTCGTGGGGATGTTGAATTAGCTGAAAGGTTAATGAACTATCTTGTCCATTTGGATCCTGGAGCCGATTCAAATTATGTATTACTCTCCAATATATATGCAGCAGTTGGAAGGTGGGATGGTGCATGCAAGCAGAGAATGACAATGAAAGCTCTTGGTATACAGAAGAAGCCAGGATTTAGTTCAATTGAGATTGGATGTGACATTCACGAGTTTGTGGCTGGTGATAAATCTCATGATAAAGCAGAGGATATATATTCGATGTTGGAGCTTCTGTCTTTTGATCAAGCATTGTGTGGTTATGTTCCTGAAGCCATGGCTAAGGATATGCTAGGAAATGGCTGA
- the LOC7478498 gene encoding uncharacterized protein LOC7478498, which yields MEEMGSEKRRLVVIGGGIAGSLLAKSLQFHADVTFIDPKEYFEITWANLRTMVEPSFGERSVINHRDYYTNGRIVTSTAIGITETEVLTADDFSIPYDYLVIATGHRDPVPKTRMERLKEYQAENEKIKSAQSVLIVGGGPTGVELAGEISVDFPEKHVTLVHSGSRLLEFIGPKASDKTLQWLTSKRVDVKLEQRVDLNSVTDSNGSKIYHTTAGESIRADCHFLCTGKPLGSGWLEGTILNSNLDSRGRLMVDEYLRVKGRKNIFAIGDITDVPEIKQGYLAQKHALVAAANLKLLMSGGKERKMSSYKPGSTTAIVSLGRRDAVAQFPYTTLIGIVPGMIKSRDLFVGKTRKQRGLQPH from the exons ATGGAAGAAATGGGTTCAGAGAAGAGGAGGTTGGTGGTGATTGGAGGAGGTATTGCTGGTTCCTTGCTTGCCAAATCTCTCCAATTTCATGCTGATGTCACCTTTATTGACCC GAAGGAGTATTTTGAGATCACATGGGCAAACTTGAGAACAATGGTGGAGCCATCATTTGGGGAGAGATCAGTGATCAATCACAGAGATTACTACACGAATGGCCGTATTGTTACATCTACTGCAATTGGCATTACTGAAACGGAAGTGTTGACAGCAGATGACTTTTCCATTCCCTATGACTATCTTGTCATTGCCACAGGCCACAGGGATCCTGTCCCGAAAACTAGGATGGAAAGACTTAAGGAATACCAAGCAG aaaatgaaaagattaaGTCTGCTCAGTCTGTTTTGATTGTTGGAGGGGGTCCTACTGGTGTTGAGCTTGCTGGAGAGATTTCTGTTGATTTCCCAGAAAAACATGTTACCCTGGTGCATAGTGGCTCAAGGTTGCTGGAATTTATTGGCCCAAAAGCTTCTGACAAGACACTGCAATGGTTGACATCGAAGAGAGTTGATGTGAAATTGGAGCAGAGAGTTGATTTGAACTCTGTTACAGATAGTAATGGTAGCAAAATATATCACACCACAGCTGGAGAAAGTATCAGAGCAGATTGCCATTTCCTATGCACCGGGAAACCACTGGGTTCAGGATGGCTTGAGGGCActattttgaacagtaacttGGATAGTCGGGGAAGGTTGATGGTTGATGAGTATTTGAGGGTCAAAGGTCGAAAAAATATATTCGCAATTGGAGATATTACTGATGTTCCA GAAATCAAACAAGGGTACTTGGCGCAAAAACATGCTTTGGTGGCAGCTGCGAATCTGAAGCTATTGATGTCTGGAGGCAAAGAACGAAAGATGTCCTCTTATAAACCAGGTTCAACTACGGCAATTGTTTCGCTGGGCAGAAGGGATGCTGTAGCACAATTTCCATACACAACCCTCATTGGCATTGTTCCTGGTATGATCAAATCCAGAGACTTGTTTGTGGGGAAAACAAGGAAGCAAAGGGGTCTACAACCTCATTAA
- the LOC7478496 gene encoding receptor protein kinase TMK1, with amino-acid sequence MKLCNLLFLLLLLGCVTLGYSVTDPNDLKILLDFQKGLENPELLKWPANGDDPCGPPLWPHVFCSDGRVTQIQVQSMGLKGPLPQNFNQLSKLYNIGLQRNNFTGKLPTFKGLSELEFAFLDYNNFDTIPSDFFVGLSSIRVLALDSNPLNESTGWSLPSELADSVQLTNLSVSSSNLAGSLPDFLGSMQSLSNLRLSYNRLSGEIPASFGKSLMSTLLLNNQEGGGMSGPIDVIASMTSLSQLWLHGNSFTGTIPENIGGLSLLRDLNLNGNKLVGLVPQSLADMPLDDLDLNNNQLMGPVPKFKAGKVSYESNPFCQSKPGVECAPEVNALLDFLGGVNYPSILTSQWSGNDPCQGSWLGLNCDSNSKVSVINLLRHNLTGTLSPSIARLDSLIEIDLGGNSIKGTIPSNFTNLNSLRLLDVSGNNLGPPLPKFRTSVKLVVDGNPLLDGGNQTHQPPSSASSPPTGSFTPPENPPRGSAPPSPSTMPFSPPSPTSISNTNQRTKLVIVGGIFAGSLLAIVLIALSLYCCFKKRKETSNPPSSIVVHPRDPSDRENIVKIAFSNNTIRSLSTQTGISSVSNTSNLTENSSLVESGNVVISVQVLRKVTDNFAQKNQLGSGGFGIVYKGELEDGTKIAVKRMEAGVMGSKAGDEFQAEIAVLSKVRHRHLVSLLGYSIEGNERLLVYEYMPQGALSMHLFHWKKLNLEPLSWMRRLSIALDVARGVEYLHSLARQTFIHRDLKSSNILLGDDFHAKVSDFGLVKLAPDREQSVATRLAGTFGYLAPEYAVMGKITTKVDVFSYGVVLMELLTGLTALDEERPEESRYLAEWFWRIKSSKEKLMAAIDPALNVNDETFESISSIAELAGHCTSRDPNHRPDMGHAVNVLVPLVEKWKPVNDESEDFYGIDYSQPLPEMLKVWQDADSTGLSYTSLSDSKGSIPARPAGFAESFTSADGR; translated from the exons ATGAAGCTTTGCAacctgttgtttttgttgttgttgttgggttGTGTCACATTGGGGTATAGTGTTACAGATCCTAATGACCTTAAGATCTTGTTAGATTTCCAGAAGGGGTTGGAGAATCCAGAGCTTCTCAAATGGCCTGCCAATGGTGATGATCCTTGTGGCCCTCCTTTATGGCCTCATGTTTTTTGTTCTGATGGCAGAGTCACACAAATTCAGGTCCAAAGTATGGGTCTTAAAGGACCCCTCCCGCAAAATTTTAACCAGCTCTCAAAGCTTTACAATATAGGCCTCCAGAGAAACAATTTCACTGGAAAACTCCCCACCTTTAAAGGATTATCTGAATTAGAATTTGCTTTCTTGGATTACAATAATTTTGATACAATCCCGTCTGATTTCTTTGTTGGACTTAGTAGCATAAGGGTTTTGGCTTTGGATAGCAATCCTTTGAATGAGAGTACTGGATGGTCTCTTCCCAGTGAGTTAGCAGATTCTGTTCAGTTAACAAATCTTTCAGTGTCTTCAAGCAATTTGGCTGGTTCATTGCCTGATTTTCTAGGCAGCATGCAATCTCTTAGTAATCTAAGACTTTCTTATAATAGATTATCTGGTGAAATTCCTGCGAGTTTTGGGAAGTCTTTGATGTCTACTCTGCTGTTGAATAATCAAGAAGGAGGTGGCATGAGTGGTCCGATTGATGTTATTGCAAGCATGACATCACTGTCCCAACTATGGCTTCATGGGAATTCTTTCACTGGAACAATACCTGAGAACATTGGGGGTTTGTCTTTGTTGAGAGATCTTAATCTCAACGGGAATAAGCTTGTTGGTTTGGTTCCTCAGAGCTTGGCAGATATGCCGCTGGATGATTTGGACTTGAACAATAATCAACTGATGGGTCCAGTGCCGAAGTTCAAGGCTGGTAAGGTTTCTTATGAATCCAATCCTTTTTGTCAATCTAAACCTGGTGTGGAATGTGCCCCAGAAGTTAATGCCCTTTTGGACTTTCTTGGTGGTGTGAATTATCCTTCAATCCTTACTTCTCAGTGGTCTGGTAATGATCCATGTCAAGGATCGTGGTTGGGATTGAATTGTGATTCTAATTCAAAGGTTTCTGTCATAAATCTGCTTAGGCATAATCTTACTGGCACTCTTAGTCCATCAATTGCAAGATTAGATTCACTGATTGAAATTGATCTTGGAGGAAACAGTATAAAGGGCACAATTCCTAGCAATTTCACGAATTTGAACTCTTTGAGATTGTTGGATGTTAGTGGAAACAACCTTGGTCCTCCATTGCCCAAGTTTCGGACTAGTGTGAAGCTTGTTGTTGATGGAAATCCTCTTCTGGATGGTGGGAATCAGACGCACCAACCCCCCTCCTCTGCTAGCAGCCCTCCTACAGGGAGTTTTACTCCACCAGAGAATCCTCCACGAGGCAGTGCACCGCCTTCGCCATCCACTATGCCTTTCAGTCCACCTTCTCCAACATCAATCTCAAACACAAATCAAAGAACCAAACTGGTAATTGTGGGTGGAATTTTTGCCGGTTCATTGTTGGCTATCGTGTTGATTGCTTTGTCTCTATATTGTTGCtttaagaagagaaaagagaccTCAAATCCTCCTAGTTCCATTGTGGTTCATCCTAGAGATCCGTCTGATCGAGAAAATATTGTTAAGATTGCATTTTCCAATAACACCATCAGAAGCTTGTCCACTCAAACTGGAATTAGTTCTGTCAGTAATACCAGTAATCTGACAGAAAATTCTTCTTTGGTTGAGTCTGGAAATGTGGTTATATCTGTCCAAGTTCTTCGCAAGGTGACAGATAACTTTGCCCAAAAGAATCAGCTTGGCTCTGGTGGATTTGGGATTGTCTACAAGGGTGAATTGGAAGATGGGACTAAAATAGCTGTCAAGAGAATGGAGGCCGGGGTGATGGGCAGTAAAGCTGGGGATGAGTTTCAGGCTGAGATTGCCGTTCTTTCTAAAGTTCGGCATCGACATCTGGTTTCTCTCCTAGGGTATTCTATTGAAGGCAACGAGAGACTTCTTGTTTATGAATACATGCCTCAAGGTGCTTTAAGTATGCATCTTTTTCATTGGAAGAAACTGAACTTGGAACCTCTATCTTGGATGAGAAGATTGAGCATTGCACTGGATGTTGCGAGGGGGGTGGAATATCTTCATAGTTTGGCTCGACAGACATTTATTCACCGAGATCTCAAATCATCTAACATTCTTCTAGGTGATGATTTTCACGCAAAGGTTTCTGATTTCGGGCTGGTGAAACTTGCTCCGGACAGAGAACAGTCTGTTGCGACAAGACTAGCTGGAACCTTTGGTTACCTTGCACCTGAATATGCTG TTATGGGGAAGATAACGACTAAAGTTGATGTGTTCAGTTATGGAGTGGTATTGATGGAACTTTTGACCGGGTTAACAGCCCTCGATGAGGAGCGCCCTGAGGAAAGCCGATACTTGGCTGAGTGGTTTTGGCGAATCAAGTCAAGCAAAGAGAAGCTTATGGCTGCCATTGACCCAGCTCTTAACGTCAATGACGAGACTTTTGAGAGCATCTCCAGCATAGCTGAATTGGCTGGGCATTGCACTTCAAGGGATCCAAACCACCGGCCTGATATGGGTCATGCAGTGAATGTGTTGGTGCCACTTGTTGAGAAATGGAAACCAGTTAATGACGAATCCGAGGACTTCTATGGCATTGACTACAGCCAGCCACTTCCCGAGATGTTAAAAGTTTGGCAGGATGCTGACAGCACTGGGCTAAGTTATACCAGTCTTAGTGACAGCAAGGGTAGTATTCCAGCCAGACCAGCTGGTTTTGCCGAGTCCTTCACATCAGCTGATGGTCGTTAG